CCCGATAGAACGCCAGCGCCGCCTCCCAATTCTGGTTGAGCCAGTGCCGGTCCCCTTCGAAGAGGTCCGCGGCGGCGAGCGTGGGGTCGCGCCGGACCGCTTCGGCGAACGCCTCGACCGATCCGCGCTCGTCCCCCCGCCCGCGCAGCACCCGCGCGAGGGCGTACCAGGCGCTGCCGTCCTCGGGATCCGCCGCGGTCCGCTCGCGCCAGGCGGACTCCGCCGCCGCCGCGTCCCCCGCGGCGACGAGCGCCCCCGCCGCCCCGCGTCGCGCCATCGCCTCGAGGCCGCCGCTTCCGGGCTCGCGAAGCGCGCGGTAGACGGCGGGACCGATCCAACGATTCTCCGGCGGGAAATACCCTCCGATCGTCGACAGCGAGATGGTCGCGACGTCGGCGCGCACACCCTTCGCGGCGAGGGTCTTCAGGATCGCCTGCGGCGCGGCCCACGGCCGCTCCGTGACCTCCTGCGAGGTCGCCGAGCGGGTCGTGAAGTAGTCGAGGTCGAGGTCGAGGAGCACCGGCTCGTCGATCCTCGGGAGGTCGGCGAGCTCGCAGACGGTCACCGGAACGCCGAGCAGCGTCCCGCGCAGCGTGCGCCCCTCGAACCGGAACTCCTGGGCCTCCTCCACCGACGTGCCGTGCATCTTGCCGAACAGGACCTCCCGCGCGAACTCGACTCCGGCCTGCCGGTCGGCGAGCGTCCCGTCGGGGACGACCCAGTAGTACTCGCGGACGAGGCCGAGACGCACCGCGGGGTAGATGAAGTTCCAGATGCCGAAGCGGCTGAGCGTCGTGCCGTCGACGGCGTACGGATGCAGCTCGAGCCCCGGGAGGTCCTGCGGACGCGCCGCCGCGAGGCGCGCGATCGTGTCGTCGGGGAGCCAGTCGAAATCGGCGTGCCCGTCGAGGTGCACGAGGATGCGGTCCCGGACCTCCGCGGCGCGCCATTTCACGAGCGACGAGGAGTGGTTCTCGAAGAGGTGGACGAGCGGGACGGCGGACTCGCCGGGAACTCCCGAGGCGCTCGAGCCGACGGGCGTGCTCCCGCCGCCGCATCCCGCCGCGAGGAGGAGCGAGGGCAGGACGAGCCGGGGGGAAGGTCGCATCACGGCCGCCGAATATACGGGGCCGCGAACGGATCCGCGAGGCCGTTCCAGGGACCGTCCTCGACCCCCTTCGTGAGGAACACGACCTTGAACCTCCGCCCCATGCCGTCGGGGTGGATGAGCTCCATGGCGCGGCGGCGCGCGCGGACGCGGTCGACACGGCCGTGATCCCGGGGATCGGCGTCCTCGAACGCCTCGAGGATCCCGTTCGCGATCAGAAAACGGTCCTGCGTCGTCGTCCCCGCCCAGCCGAGCCCGAGCGCCTCCGCCGCGGCGCGAAGGGCGGAGAGGTTCACGTGCGCGGTGAGGTCCTGCTCTCCGACCGCCTCGAGGAACGACTCGTTCGTACGGTGGCGGGAGTACGCCAGGAGCGTCCCCCGCGCGTGCGAGCGGTCGTAG
The genomic region above belongs to Candidatus Polarisedimenticolaceae bacterium and contains:
- a CDS encoding tetratricopeptide repeat protein, producing the protein MRPSPRLVLPSLLLAAGCGGGSTPVGSSASGVPGESAVPLVHLFENHSSSLVKWRAAEVRDRILVHLDGHADFDWLPDDTIARLAAARPQDLPGLELHPYAVDGTTLSRFGIWNFIYPAVRLGLVREYYWVVPDGTLADRQAGVEFAREVLFGKMHGTSVEEAQEFRFEGRTLRGTLLGVPVTVCELADLPRIDEPVLLDLDLDYFTTRSATSQEVTERPWAAPQAILKTLAAKGVRADVATISLSTIGGYFPPENRWIGPAVYRALREPGSGGLEAMARRGAAGALVAAGDAAAAESAWRERTAADPEDGSAWYALARVLRGRGDERGSVEAFAEAVRRDPTLAAADLFEGDRHWLNQNWEAALAFYRAYAGSNPASPFAPYTQRRIATCLMRLGRDDEAIETLRRVLSVAPRHGDTRLDLGVLLRERGKLDEAVAELRTAREILPDLGTYAMALGTTYLQMGKTREGIAELETAVARRPTWALARGTLAAALMHEKRFAEAAEHARLATMLNPDNPAFRRLAAAAARRAAP